A genomic segment from Bufo bufo chromosome 8, aBufBuf1.1, whole genome shotgun sequence encodes:
- the LOC120978209 gene encoding olfactory receptor 1019-like: MASPSRRLQTKPVITCLKSVLLIYTFIFWVSKRDLYQSPKVSDHLQKRLDKMNKTTVNFFVITGITDVPVLKELIFFLVLLIYLLTVAGNMTIFLLICLDRQLHSPMYFFLGNLSILDISCSTIATHKILSMFVTGNDIIYFPFCMAQLYLFSSFTSIELLLLTAMSYDRYVAICRPLYYSRIMNPRACLLLALACWLVGFIELIPYMNLLLRISCYRSNIINHFFCDMMPIIKMSCSDTSALELLIFTEGVFLLSVTPFLLTFISYMFIISSIMRIRYSTGRRKTFYTCSSHLTVVVLLYGTLFCQYLRPTTMDTLDSNKIFSLFNTVAVPVLNPIIYSLKNKTVKSALKKNVQLYFKIHKN, from the coding sequence GTATCAAAAAGAGACCTATACCAATCACCAAAAGTCAGTGACCACCTCCAAAAAAGATTGGACAAAATGAACAAGACCACAGTCAACTTTTTTGTTATTACAGGGATTACAGATGTACCAGTGTTAAAAGAACTCATTTTCTTCCTGGTTCTTCTCATTTATCTTCTCACTGTTGCTGGTAACATGACCATCTTTCTTCTAATTTGCCTAGATCGTCAGCTTCACAGTCCCATGTATTTCTTTCTGGGTAACCTCTCCATCCTTGACATATCTTGTTCCACTATTGCAACGCATAAAATTCTCTCCATGTTTGTAACAGGAAATGACATAATTTATTTCCCTTTTTGCATGGCCCAGCTTTATTTATTTTCTAGCTTCACATCTATCGAGCTATTATTATTGACAGCTATGAGCTATGATAGATATGTGGCCATATGCAGACCATTATATTACTCAAGGATCATGAACCCTCGAGCTTGCCTCTTGTTAGCTTTGGCATGCTGGTTGGTTGGCTTTATTGAACTCATACCCTACATGAATCTTCTGCTGAGGATATCTTGTTATAGATCAAACATAATCAACCACTTTTTCTGTGATATGATGCCCATTATTAAGATGTCTTGTAGTGACACCTCTGCCCTGGAACTCCTAATCTTCACAGAGGGTGTTTTTCTTTTGAGTGTCACACCATTTCTTCTTACTTTCATTTCCTATATGTTCATTATCTCATCAATCATGAGGATACGCTATAGCACAGGAAGGAGAAAAACATTCTACACTTGCTCCTCACACCTCACAGTGGTGGTCCTACTCTATGGGACACTTTTCTGCCAGTATCTGAGACCGACAACAATGGACACATTAGACTCCAATAAAATCTTCTCACTTTTTAACACTGTTGCTGTCCCTGTTCTCAATCCCATTATCTACagcctaaaaaataaaactgtgaagtctgctctaaAGAAAAATGTACAATTATATTTTAAGATTCACAAGaactaa